One genomic region from Chthonomonas calidirosea T49 encodes:
- a CDS encoding amidohydrolase has product MISRAQTVFSGGPILTMEPENPVAEALAIGSDGRILAVGRESEVKILARSTTKQIDLQGKALLPGFFDCHMHILPLGLALMQVDLSPSVAKSTDDIVRLLRKRLEEQPDAPCILGNRYDHNRLTPPAHPTRYDLDKVCTDRPVRIEHTSGHAAVVNSHALKLLNITRETPDPIGGTIVRDANGEPTGVLLETASWQNLDKIIPPPTRAQQLEALKLANRYLVERGITSASDANTLPEEIEAYVQAVHTKVLQVRVNGMIAWADVMRSARNNPPAPHDFHHPDISGHQFHIGQAKLFSDGAITTRTCRLSQPFQDMPDNYGLFLHPPEELEAYILAAHQKGWQIATHAIGDAAIDLVLRCYAKAQRAHPRPRPGHRIEHCMLLNTDLIARLRRQRIWSIGQPEFLSQLGDAYIAALGMERANALSPYATLEAQGVAQAFSSDCPVVPGAPLDGIHAAMERKTPSGLVLNEQERVPVEVALYAYTASPAYATRTDDDRGTLSAGKWADFVILSENPMKVPLSEWERLNVVATFIQGERVYGELS; this is encoded by the coding sequence ATGATTAGCAGAGCGCAAACGGTTTTTAGCGGAGGACCTATCCTTACGATGGAGCCGGAAAACCCCGTGGCAGAAGCTCTTGCGATCGGCTCCGATGGTCGCATTCTTGCCGTCGGAAGAGAATCGGAGGTTAAAATTCTCGCACGTTCCACCACCAAACAGATTGACCTCCAAGGGAAGGCCCTTCTTCCAGGCTTTTTCGACTGTCACATGCATATACTGCCTCTAGGACTTGCGCTCATGCAAGTAGACCTCTCTCCCTCGGTAGCCAAATCGACAGACGATATCGTTCGGCTCCTGCGCAAGCGTCTCGAAGAGCAGCCGGATGCACCATGCATTCTAGGTAATCGCTATGACCACAACCGTCTTACTCCGCCCGCACATCCCACACGGTACGATCTGGATAAGGTCTGTACCGATCGCCCGGTGCGCATCGAGCATACCTCTGGTCATGCGGCCGTCGTCAATAGCCACGCCCTCAAGCTTTTGAACATTACAAGGGAAACCCCAGACCCCATCGGGGGCACCATCGTACGCGACGCTAACGGCGAGCCAACCGGAGTGCTCCTTGAAACGGCCTCTTGGCAAAATCTTGACAAGATTATCCCTCCCCCCACGCGAGCACAGCAGCTTGAAGCGCTAAAACTTGCCAACCGTTACCTCGTTGAGCGCGGCATCACCTCTGCATCCGACGCCAATACGCTGCCTGAAGAGATCGAGGCTTACGTCCAAGCGGTGCACACCAAAGTACTGCAGGTACGTGTCAACGGCATGATCGCCTGGGCCGATGTCATGCGCTCCGCCAGAAACAACCCACCCGCTCCTCATGACTTTCACCATCCCGATATCAGCGGGCACCAGTTCCATATTGGGCAGGCAAAGCTCTTTTCTGACGGTGCCATCACCACCCGTACTTGCCGCCTATCGCAGCCCTTCCAAGACATGCCCGACAACTATGGTCTCTTCCTTCATCCACCTGAAGAGCTAGAAGCCTATATCCTGGCGGCTCACCAGAAGGGTTGGCAGATCGCCACTCACGCTATTGGCGATGCCGCCATAGATCTTGTCCTGCGCTGCTATGCTAAGGCGCAACGCGCCCACCCGCGCCCACGCCCTGGTCACCGAATAGAGCACTGCATGCTCCTCAACACCGATCTGATCGCTCGTCTGAGGCGCCAACGGATCTGGTCTATCGGTCAGCCGGAATTTCTTTCACAGCTCGGCGATGCCTATATCGCCGCTCTAGGGATGGAACGAGCCAATGCGCTCTCCCCCTATGCAACGCTCGAAGCCCAAGGAGTGGCACAAGCTTTCAGCTCAGATTGCCCTGTCGTTCCCGGCGCTCCTCTCGATGGCATACATGCTGCCATGGAACGCAAAACTCCTTCCGGCCTCGTTCTCAATGAACAAGAGAGGGTCCCGGTCGAAGTCGCCCTTTACGCCTATACCGCTAGCCCTGCCTACGCGACCCGCACCGATGATGATCGCGGTACTCTCTCTGCCGGGAAATGGGCCGATTTCGTTATTCTTTCTGAAAACCCCATGAAAGTTCCTCTTTCGGAATGGGAACGCCTCAATGTCGTAGCCACTTTTATACAGGGAGAGCGTGTCTATGGAGAGCTATCTTAG
- a CDS encoding dihydroorotase: protein MRTILAGGRILDPSQNLDRVGDLLIEDGRIVGITPPGETRQADEVIPVDGLLVTPGLIDIHVHLREPGFEYKEDIESGTRAAAAGGFTSVCCMPNTNPAIDSAPVVHYIRERAERCGLARVFPIAAATKGMEGGQLTEMADLKAAGAIAISDDAFPIQSAETMRRVMEYCAMLDLPLLTHNEDKSLTAHGAMNEGYISTVLGIAGMPRVAEDIAVARNILLCEYTGCRLHLLHISSARTVQILRQAKAKGLPVTGEACPHHWALTEEACLGYNTDAKMNPPLRTAQDCEAIKEALADGTIDCIATDHAPHAAHEKETEFEAAPFGIVGLETAFALGYTHLVLSGKLTLNDLIARLTYNPARILSIPHKLGTLQPNAPADVAVFDLDCEWTVDRTKLHSKSKNTPFHGATVKGKPLFTLLNGRKIEVDSHD, encoded by the coding sequence TTGAGAACGATTTTGGCCGGAGGGCGCATTCTCGACCCCTCTCAGAACCTCGATCGCGTGGGCGACCTTCTGATTGAAGACGGTCGCATTGTTGGTATTACCCCTCCAGGCGAAACCCGCCAAGCCGATGAGGTAATACCCGTGGATGGTCTTCTTGTAACCCCAGGACTTATAGATATCCACGTCCATCTGCGTGAGCCTGGCTTTGAATATAAAGAGGACATCGAAAGCGGAACGCGTGCCGCTGCCGCAGGTGGGTTCACTTCTGTCTGCTGCATGCCCAATACGAACCCAGCCATAGATAGCGCACCGGTTGTCCACTACATTCGTGAACGGGCAGAAAGATGTGGCTTGGCCAGGGTGTTCCCCATCGCGGCAGCCACTAAAGGCATGGAAGGAGGCCAACTAACCGAGATGGCCGATCTGAAGGCGGCCGGTGCCATCGCCATCTCCGACGACGCCTTCCCCATTCAAAGCGCCGAGACGATGCGGAGGGTGATGGAGTATTGTGCCATGCTCGACCTTCCGCTGCTGACCCATAATGAGGACAAATCGCTAACCGCCCACGGCGCCATGAACGAAGGCTACATCTCCACCGTGCTCGGCATTGCCGGCATGCCGCGGGTCGCCGAAGATATTGCGGTAGCTCGTAATATCCTCCTCTGTGAATATACCGGCTGCCGTCTTCACCTCCTGCACATCTCCTCGGCACGAACCGTTCAGATTCTGCGCCAGGCTAAAGCAAAAGGCTTGCCGGTTACCGGTGAGGCCTGCCCCCATCACTGGGCTCTCACCGAAGAGGCCTGCCTCGGCTACAACACCGACGCCAAAATGAACCCCCCTCTGCGTACCGCACAGGACTGCGAGGCGATTAAAGAGGCGTTGGCTGATGGTACCATAGACTGCATCGCTACAGACCATGCTCCGCATGCCGCTCACGAGAAAGAGACGGAGTTCGAAGCAGCTCCGTTCGGAATCGTTGGCCTTGAGACCGCCTTTGCCCTGGGCTATACCCATCTCGTGCTGTCTGGAAAACTCACCCTTAACGATCTCATCGCACGGCTAACCTACAACCCGGCGCGCATTCTGTCAATCCCACACAAGCTCGGCACGTTGCAACCAAATGCCCCTGCCGATGTGGCGGTGTTTGACCTCGATTGCGAATGGACGGTTGACCGCACAAAACTCCATTCAAAGTCAAAAAATACGCCGTTTCATGGAGCTACCGTGAAAGGGAAACCTCTTTTCACCCTGCTGAACGGCAGAAAAATAGAGGTGGATTCGCATGATTAG
- a CDS encoding aspartate carbamoyltransferase catalytic subunit has translation MRHLLTLRETSKQDILHILQTAASFKEILQRPVKKVPTLRGRAMVTLFYENSTRTRTSFEMAAKIMSAEAINIAVAQSSVAKGESLKDTLLTLQSLKADCIVMRHYAAGAPEFAAKLLQIPVVNAGDGRHEHPTQALLDLFTIQHYKGTIEDLTVAIVGDIAHSRVARSNIWGLTKLGAKVRLVGPRTLMPKDVDRLPVSVYYDLSAGLEGADVVNVLRIQTERQDRGLLPGLREYSRLYGISASTLRYAKPDVLVLHPGPMNRGVEISAEVADGKCGLQCAVTEQVTNGIAVRMAVLYLLMGVPQSEES, from the coding sequence ATGCGTCATCTACTGACTCTGCGCGAAACATCGAAACAGGATATCCTGCATATCCTACAGACGGCTGCCAGCTTCAAAGAGATTTTGCAGCGCCCTGTTAAAAAGGTACCCACGCTGCGCGGCCGCGCTATGGTAACCCTCTTCTATGAAAACTCCACGCGTACCCGCACCTCTTTTGAAATGGCCGCCAAAATCATGAGCGCCGAAGCCATCAACATCGCCGTCGCCCAATCCTCGGTAGCGAAAGGGGAATCGCTCAAAGATACCTTGCTGACCCTCCAGTCTTTGAAGGCCGATTGCATTGTGATGCGCCACTACGCTGCCGGCGCCCCAGAATTTGCTGCAAAGCTCCTACAGATCCCCGTGGTGAATGCCGGTGATGGTCGCCATGAACATCCTACTCAAGCGTTGCTAGACCTTTTCACCATCCAGCACTACAAAGGCACCATTGAGGACTTAACCGTGGCCATCGTGGGGGATATCGCGCATAGCCGAGTCGCTCGCTCCAACATTTGGGGGCTTACAAAGCTCGGTGCTAAAGTGCGCCTTGTTGGCCCGCGAACCCTTATGCCAAAAGATGTCGATCGGCTTCCAGTCAGCGTTTATTACGACCTAAGTGCAGGGCTTGAAGGGGCCGATGTGGTGAATGTCCTCCGCATTCAGACGGAGCGTCAAGACCGTGGGCTTCTTCCAGGACTTCGTGAATACTCTCGGCTCTACGGTATCTCCGCCTCCACCCTGCGGTACGCAAAGCCGGATGTGCTTGTGCTGCACCCAGGCCCTATGAATCGAGGCGTTGAGATATCTGCCGAGGTCGCCGATGGCAAGTGCGGATTGCAATGTGCCGTAACCGAACAGGTGACCAACGGGATCGCCGTTCGCATGGCCGTGCTTTATCTACTGATGGGCGTGCCCCAATCTGAGGAGAGCTGA
- the pyrR gene encoding bifunctional pyr operon transcriptional regulator/uracil phosphoribosyltransferase PyrR: MESEHPKTDAQNNLQTVPLMDADDIRRALTRVAHEIVERNRGVENLVLIGILTRGAPLAQRLSRLLQQIEGSSVPVGRLDIGLYRDDYGTNPKGLPAVAPSDIPVDLNEKRVVLVDDVLFTGRTVRAALSAILDLGRPACIQLAVLLDRGHRELPIRPDFVGKNVPTARHEHIAVHLSETDGEDRVLLQRQGV; this comes from the coding sequence GTGGAGAGCGAACATCCAAAGACGGATGCCCAAAACAATCTACAAACGGTGCCCCTTATGGATGCCGATGACATCCGAAGGGCCCTTACCCGCGTTGCTCATGAGATCGTTGAGCGAAATCGAGGTGTTGAGAACCTCGTCCTCATTGGCATTCTCACCCGTGGTGCTCCCCTTGCTCAGCGCCTTTCGCGACTCCTTCAGCAGATAGAAGGAAGCTCTGTTCCTGTAGGTCGCCTTGACATTGGCCTCTACCGCGATGACTACGGCACAAACCCCAAAGGCCTGCCCGCCGTCGCCCCTTCCGATATACCGGTAGACCTAAATGAAAAGCGCGTCGTGCTTGTTGACGATGTGCTCTTCACGGGTCGAACCGTCCGTGCGGCACTCTCTGCTATCCTCGATCTGGGACGCCCGGCCTGCATCCAACTCGCTGTACTGCTTGATCGTGGGCATCGTGAACTGCCTATTCGCCCCGACTTCGTTGGCAAAAATGTGCCAACCGCACGGCACGAACATATCGCCGTGCACCTTAGCGAAACTGACGGCGAAGATCGTGTCCTCCTGCAAAGACAAGGGGTCTAG